In Cicer arietinum cultivar CDC Frontier isolate Library 1 chromosome 1, Cicar.CDCFrontier_v2.0, whole genome shotgun sequence, one DNA window encodes the following:
- the LOC101495040 gene encoding cytochrome c oxidase subunit 5b-2, mitochondrial-like, producing MWRRLFSSSHLKTLSSSNLSHSHPRSAVAGLRFVDLNRHVATQSAGSIKKRVEDVVPIATGHEREEIQAELEGRDILEINHPEGPFGTKEAPAVVRSFYSRRIVGCPGGEGEDEHDVVWFWLEKGKPHECPVCAQYFELEVVGPGGDPYGHGDHDHH from the exons ATGTGGCGTAGACTTTTCTCTTCTTCTCACCTCAAAACCCTTTCTTCTTCTAATCTCTCTCATTCTCATCCTCGATCCGCCGTTGCCGGACTCCGATTCGTTGATCTCAACCGCCACGTTGCCACTCAATCAG CTGGTTCCATCAAAAAGAGGGTTGAGGATGTTGTCCCAATTGCTACCGGTCATGAACGTGAGGAGATTCAGGCTGAGCTTGAG GGAAGGGATATTCTTGAAATAAACCATCCAGAAGGTCCTTTTGGCACAAAG GAAGCACCTGCTGTTGTTAGGTCTTTCTATAGCAGAAGGATAGTTGGATGCCCAGGTGGTGAAGGTG AGGATGAGCATGATGTCGTCTGGTTTTGGCTGGAGAAAGGCAAGCCTCATGAATGTCCAGTGTGTGCACAGTATTTTGAG CTTGAAGTGGTAGGACCTGGCGGTGATCCTTATGGACATGGCGATCACGATCATCATTGA